In the genome of Malania oleifera isolate guangnan ecotype guangnan chromosome 5, ASM2987363v1, whole genome shotgun sequence, the window GTCACATgactttattttatttcattcataaaaaaTCATAATTGCGAAAAGAGCACGATAAAAAATGCatagttttcaaaaaaataaaaataaatttattgacTTTTTTCAATGGAAGAAGTCATATTTTGGGAgttttacaaaatacaaaaataaaaaaatgcacaTTCatctattaaattttttttatatggaTAGCTCTGTACAAATATTAAAGTTGATGCTTGTCATAAGTAGTTTAATTTTAACTTATATGTTTCTATCGCATCTCGtctatatttttagtatttttatgtCCTTATATCTATGTTCTGATATTCGTGCTCATTTTTTATAATTGTAATGAGAATATAAGTTCCAATAAATAACTGTAAATATTTGTACTGTAACTTACAAACTTAATTAATAAatgtattaatataatattttttgcaTAAGGTCCACCACCTAGTCCGCTTACATTGACATATGTTACATTTCTCTTCTATTTTTTtatacataattacatatatataataacttgACCATTCTTTATGATAAGCGATTAATCAACTTGACTTCTATATCTGTTTCAAGTTGTTATCTAACCTAGTCTCCTAAACTAGCTTCCTTACCTGTCCACATTCAAAATGATGCAAAAACTAAGTAATATTTGACACTGTACTCATGTGCTGACATAACATGCCACTCTGGGCCAACAACCTACCCCACCCATCCCTATTTTTCACTACACTCGGGCAGTGAAAGTGCAGAACGTCACTCGTAACTCGTAAGGGACATCTCCCAGCAAATATTTGgcaaggattcatatcatagagaTCTAAGAAGTTTTACACTAACTGTCAACTACAAAATGCAATCCTCTTCCTTTACCCAGGCTTGGTACCGGCTttgtgaaaaaagaaaaaaaaacttggtTGTCTACTCCCCAATGCAAGTTCAGCATCACACTATTTTTCTGCTTCAAGAAACTAAATTCACCATGTCACATAATTCACCATGAAAAATTAGTTTTCTCCTATATTATTAGCTCCTCATTAATCATTTGTGGTTTGAGCACATTATAATCTAGCATCATCATCCTTTAAAGTGCCCTCTTCCCAATTTTGTTGTGTCAATCATTTCATTTTGCAGCCATATCTTTCAGGAAAGCATGGGAAATGTGTTTTGCTatctttcttttctctcttcccttttttaaaaagaaaactgTTATCACTATTCTGCTATAATACTTGCAATTTAATTATACCTAATTTCCTTTattttacttgattgtttaaggtATTGCTGGCTGTAAAGAGGGTCCTCAAAAAGCTGTATCTTGTGTCATCTTTCTTGGTTCTAACCTCCTATCAACATATCTTCTGTAGGTCTAGTTCTGCATGAATCCATATATCCTTTcctgaaaatcaagagattactaaataattttgaatatcaaatccatgcattaTCAATGCAAAGCACCAACTAAGTTTTTAAAAATGTTTCTTCTTTTCTAATGTCTCAGCATGTTGGTAAGTTTGGTCCATGGTTGCTTGGGCATCATGGGTTTTGAGTTGTGGCCACAGCCTCTCCAGAAGCAAGGGTAAGGATGTGTCTTCAAACGACACAAAAGTTAGcatttgaaaatatataaaatgGTTTAGGTTTGCCTCCTGTGTGTCTGCGTATTTAGCCCCCATTTGGAACCACTTAAAAAACACTTATTAGTTATTGTAAGAAGCACTTAAGATAAGTACTTGTCTAATTAATGCATTTTATCTTTGTACAGTATAGTGTACTTGCCCTCCCCGGTTCCAGATAGCATGAGAGTCTTGTGTGATGGGGGTTACATATTTTTTCTGTGCCTGCTATAGTGTTTTTGTATGTTTATCTGTATGTACATATGTATGCATCAGGATGCACATACCATTGGTGTAGAACTAGCTATTTTAAAACCATTTGCATGATTAATTTCAAGAAGACTAGATATTTGAATTTTGTCTATAACACAAATGGTATAGTTGAAGATATCCAAACAACTTGAAACTTGACATGTATGATCAACATAAATAGAATGTCAAATTCCACAGCTGATTTCACTGGAAATGACTCATGCAAAAAGTTGTGCTGTGATGTTAAAATAGCTAGCTCTACTTATGGTGTAAGTGGATATTTCTTGGTGTTTATAGAATATTTTTATAGATTTGGAGTATTATGTATGACTGGATGTAACTTATAGTTATAATGAACGTCTCCATAAGATACTTTAGATCTTGAAACAGGTCACTCCTTCAAAATTCTCATACGTTTGCCCCTACTTTTgggaggaagaaaaaaaaatgcaattcaCCTTTAAATTTGTAGGCTCAAACATTTTCAGTAGATTTCACATGGATTAATATGCACATAGAGTGCGCTCTGCTTTTCAATTCGGGCGGGGACTGCTTCTTCTAAACCATGCATTGGTGGGAGCCTTGTGTGCTCGACTGCTTTATGTCTTTTGTgatgtctattttttttttcccctcataGTTGTTTCTCTACTGAAGTCCACTAGATTACTAGCTGTTTTATTTGTTGGTGCGTTTTATCACACATATAAGAATTTTATGCTCTCCAAGAAATATAGTTAAGGCACTTGGTTAGGTTATTTGTGTTTAAAGTTCATATTTGGTTTGGAATCCAATAGATGTGTTGTGGTTATACAAGATTATGACCATTGACAAGAGTAGTACTAGGATGGGTGATCACTTGGGAAGTCCTCGTGTTGCAcccctctttaaaaaaaaaaaatagttcttTGGGGGTTTGAAGGCTGTTGATATaccaactttgatgttttgattTCCATTCAATGAATACGAGGGGCTAGGGGAGataaatacatattttttatttttgaatgtcATCTATTTTGAAATTGACAAATTATTAATGTCATCATGTGGAATTAGCTTTTCATGCTTGTAAATTTAACAGCCGTTATACTTTCATGAAAAGTTTTGATTTCCACTGGGAGTTTAAAGTATGCAGACCCCCAAATAGGGCGTTTCTGGTACTAACATTCATTTGCTATGATGCCATAACCTTCCCACACCCCTCCCCTTCCAAAAGAAGAGTCCCTTGATAGTTCATGACTTCAATATTTTGGTCAAAATTCACTCCAAACTTTAGGAACTGAGGTTGGTAGACAAATTGTGGGCCAAAGTCATCAAAGTACGTAAAGCAAATAACCTTAGGATGTAAAATTTTTAGCAGTGATGCCGTGAGTCATCGAGAAGTTTGTGTCACCAAAATGAGATGCTGTTTTTAGTGGGTAGGGTAGGTGGGGCGCTGCTAGACGTACTGGCCCAGATCAAACTGTAGGGACCCTAGTTTGCTTTTATGAATATGTTTATGTGCCAAATCTAAAGGGATATTTATATAACATTTCAATTTGAATAAATTGTCTCTCTTATTGTTGCTCACACTGTTAGTGTTGGTATCTGTGCTAACAATTTCTCATCCATGATCCATTCTTGCTAAAACTGATATGGTTCATGCAATAAGTTTTTGTTAAAGTTTTGCATTGTATTATGGTCCAATATTAATTATTGTTAAGTGAAATATTAAAGATATTTTTTGGCAGCTTTTGTGgaattagttttttaaaaaaaaaaagaaaaaggaaaaatagtaAGTGTTGAAAATGTTAACTCTTTTCTTTCTTGGTGAAAATGTAGAACTCTTAGTTGCCTATAATATTAACATGTGAAAAATAGAACAACCATAGTTTAGAACTTGAGAAATTTTGGTTAATGTAAACCCCCCATTGAAAGGACGCTGATTGAAAACATGGGTTTGCTCAAAAGCACAGACAATTTTTCCGCTGTTCTGACACACTTAGAGATATTCaagtatgtgtgcatgcatggCGATGGTCATCCACTATACTGGAAAAGTTGGTTGATGCATCATACTGCTGCACATTAATGTTTGCTAGTTTAGCAGTAGTTTTACCTTCTAAATGCTTGAATATAGGGTCGAAATTTCTGACAAAAATCATGGACGATCAAACATTTCAGGCTGTTACTACCGGAGCAGTTGTAGCACTCTCAGCCCTTATTATGATCTTAATCCATCCAGCTCTTGCACCACCGGCTTTTGCAACCTTTCAAACTGCAGCTAAAACTGGTGGTGCTGCCACCGCCACTGTAGGAGGAAGCCTAATCCAAACTGAATTATTAAGCAGTGCTTGGACGGGCTTCTTAGCTGGTTGCTTACACACTCTTTCAGGCCCAGACCACCTTGCTGCTTTGGCTCCACTCTCAATTGGCCGCACCCCTCTGGAAAGTGCTGCTGTTGGAGCCCTCTGGGGCTGTGGCCATGATGCCGGTCAAGTGATTTTTGGCCTCCTCTTTCTTATACTGAAGGATAGGCTCCACATTGAAGTCATCCGAACTTGGGGCACAAGAGTTGTGGGTTTTACACTGCTTGTGATTGGTGCAATGGGTATTAGAGAAGCTTCAGAAGTTCCGACTCCATGTGTTGCATTGGAAAATGGTGAGTGCGATGTTAGTGTCTATGAAACAATTGAAAACCCTGTGGTTGGGAAAAAGAAGATTGGTTTTGCAACTTTTGCCACCGGGATCGTCCATGGGCTGCAGCCTGATGCACTGATGATGGTTTTGCCTGCACTGGCCTTGCCCTCTCGATTAGCAGGCGCTGCATTTCTAGCAATGTTCCTAGTGGGGACTGTAGTTGCAATGGGTGGTTACACCGTATTTATAGGCTCCTGTAGTCAGGCACTAAAAGAAAGGGTTCCAAGAATAACTGAGAAACTCACTTGGGCGTCTTCCCTTGTGGCTATAGCTCTTGGATTTGCCATTCTGATTAGCCAATTTTTTGGGTATAGCCTGTATTGATCATAAGCTGCtcttattctgaaaaatatttgagaTTGCGAAGAAGGTTAGTTGATTTGTTCACAGCAGAAGTTTACCCCCCCTCTTATCTTCTTTTGACAAAAAATCATTATCCAGATTATTTATTCATACTTTTTTATCGCAATGCCCGGGGCCTTTTCTGAATATAGGTAATTCATTGCTACCTTGGGAAAGGATTTTATTAACAGGTATTCCAAGGGCACTAGTTGAGATTGTACACAAGAAATATTCTTGCAACAACCccaaccccccctccccccttctTTTTCCCACCCCCAAGAAAATTGAACCAAATAATGTTCACATTTTTTCTATATGCAAATTGCATAAGGCACAAGTGGAAGTtctaataattttcaaaattctcagcATTGTCATGGTGCAAATTTTGTGATATCTGACTTTGGATTCATCAACAaaacattaaaaaagatgaaagaGACATATCATCTGAGGGTCgctatttttttttactattgaATATAGTGCTTATTCATTTGCTTGGCATTGAAATTGAGTGAAAACAAGGAACCGATGATCTGAGTAGAACAATGCTGCCTCGCTTTGATGTAAAACTTGAGTGAGAAAATGAGGCCACTGATGCTCTGACTGGCAGGATGCTGCCCCGATCCTCCGAACAGATCATGAGAATCATGGCTTTTGACTTTTTTCGATGTCATAAAGCACGCAAGCATCTGCCGCAGTCTTCATCTGAAACAAGAAGTGTATACCAAAGGATTCCAAATCAAAGCAGTTCATTGACATAAAACTAGAAAAGATTGCTTCAACCAACGGCAAGGAAAAAAAATTGCCCAAGCCTGCCTACTATCAAAATGGCCCAAAAAACCAAACATTGTTCAAACTTCAAACACCCCCAGTGTGTTTGTTTGAACAAAACATAAGAGTACACCACTCTTGCAGTTATGCTGGCAAGACTCAGTTATATGTTGAGCCCTATGGTGAAGATATTCCAACTCATTTATGCTTAATTAAACCTAGGCCTGCCAAACCACCTCTCAAGTCCTTTAGCAGCTGAGATGCGTTGCCTAGGTTCATGTATGACCTTGTCTATCCACACCTAACATACATTCAGTAGTATAATTGCGTAATACGCAAAGCCATAATGTATCAACCCAGCTAAGAAACCATATGGATCCATAGCACATGGTGCATAGGGATTTCAACTTCATTTATGTGTTCCATCCGTTTGCACCCTAATGGTAATGGATGGTTTTTTGCCAATGAATTGGAGGATGGATGGGGCGTGGATGCCAGAGAGTGGGGTGTGGGACAGATGCTGGTGCATATTGTCCCACCCAATCCATGTATTTTATGacaaattatatattatttagtaCTAACCAAAAATTACACAATTTTTCATAAGCCATTACCATTGAGCGAAGAAtaaggattttgaaaacaaatattttcattaaaaaataagaaattcaatttttgaCTGTAGGGTGGGGTGGATGCCAAGCACATACAAATATTATTCAACAATCAATACCCACAGGGTGGATATGGCAAGATGTGCAGCTGTAGTGAAGAACCCAGAATTCTCTCAAACTTGAGAAATTGACGACGCATGTTTTAATTTGAGGAAATAGCGAGACAGATCTAATATGGAAGAAAAGGATATAAACACTGTACGATATCTAAGCTCTGTCCACCTTAGCTGTTAAAGAATAAGAAAAACTTCATCTAGATGAATATTTTGAGGAGGCACAAACAACAAAAGACCAATACCATCGTTCTTTGTCTGCTCTCACTTATTTATGTTCATGTCCAGAAATAGAATTGTTTCTCTCACATCCCACAACATTGAAACAATGGGACAAGGGACACCCCCATCCCCTATCTCACATCAGTTGTGGAGAGCAGATGCAAAGTTCTACATAAGTTTAGGCAAGTCTACTATTCAATAGCTTGACTTAAGCATTTTGTGTCAGAATTTAGTGACATACATGGATATTTTACAAAACTTAGACTAAATGAATATTGGACATTTTAGTGGATTAATAGGCCTTATGGTAGTGATCATCATATTATGGTTACAGGCCTAAAGCACTAGTCTGGGATTTCAATGTGTGTGGGCCTTGTTTGCACAAGGAGCCTATTATGGGTGTGATTTCCTTATGCTAGTATATAAGCAACAAGGAGAGGATCTGCCCTCACACTAGTTTTCAGTGCGGTTTCCCATCAAGTTGCACATACAGGAAGGAAAGAAGATAATAAGCTCTCCTCAGACTCTGCTGAACTCTTTGGACCTCAATGATGAAATCCATGGTGCAAGGTATGTGTTCTGAAATCATTTTACCCATTTCATGTTCATGTGCCTATAATTGATTAGGGTGATATTGTTTTGTTCCGAAAATTATTTATCAATTTGGTCTACTTGGCACCCCAAAGATTCTAGGATGCGTAAGTGTTGCTTGGGGCATGTGACAACCACCAAAGAATATACCAAAACCCATAGTTTCAACCCATCAAGTTAAATGTATTGGGCACCTGCAACTCCACCAAAAGCTATATAGTGAGTGCTCCTCAATTCCCTTAAACTACAGTAGCTAGCACAAGCGCCAAATTCAGATTGTGACTTGTCCCACACCCTCGTTCTTCACCAAACAGGCTGATTGTTGCCAATAGCAACAATCACTCCCCTGGTAACTGCCTGCTGGCAGTCAAACCCATGACCCTGGCAGCCTGGCTCCAATACGATTTATAGAAATGAGCACCTACCTCAACTCCAAAAGCTACAGCTGGTAGCGAGAGAACTACTCAAATCCAGCTAATCCAAGCGCCGCATTTCAACTGTGACTTGACCCACACCCTGGGCATCTGCCACACCTCGGCAGACACTCAATAATCATTAGGGTTTGCAGATGAGTTTTGTCATCTACCATCAAATTAAATTCATCTATAATGGCCAGTTTTCAACACAATGATGAGTACACATGAACAGGATTTTGTTAAAATATGATGAACATGAAAACCAAGGTCCCAGTTATTGATACTTTTTCTACAATAAGTAGAGGAAACACCTGCAAATAATTAACTTTAAGCAACTGGAGTGTCATTGCATTATCTAACAAAGTCATTCAACATTCACCAtgacttatttgatatcaaaaaGAATTTGAGCATGAGTATGTACAAATGTAATAGAATTTCACTTCTCACCTGTATAACATTAACTGTTTGCTTGATCGCCCATCCAAACAGAACAAGAGCAATTAGAAATGAAAGAGGTAAGCTCTGTTTCATACCATTCACTAGAAcctgagaaaaaaaataataataaagaaatttaaaaaaaaaaataaagggaaaataaCCCAGTGGATTGACAATATCCTATGCAGAGTCAGCTGGAAAATCAACACAACGAAGGCTTACATCTATCAAGTTTTCAGTTTGATTTTCTGCAAGaaggaataaaattatataaagGACCTGCAATATCAAAACACTCAATTGAAAAGATGATAAGCATGGACTGTGTGAATGAATTTTATAAAGCAGATGGACCAGAGTTGCAATTACCTCGCATGCAGCACAGCAATAAGCCATAAACATCCGGTTTCCATAGTAGAACTTAAAAAGCCAACTAGTGCTGTCTTTTACATGTTTATGACTAGCCTTGCCTAACAAGAAAGTACTGCAATAAAATAAGGGACAAGAATAATTAGGATATCAAAGATCCAACAGTAATTCTATTCAAGATCAGTAGAATATTatctttttgaagatcaaagctCAAGATCAACTCAAGCAGGCAATTTATAAAGGAAAAACAATGTTCAAATCACAGGAAAGTACCTGTACATTTGCAGCCAATGGCTGGCAATATCTAAGGCAAGTAATGACAAGAACACTAAACCTGGCCTGCAAGAAGATTTCACCAGGAAATTTAACCATGTGTTGGTTTATGAGcataaagaaataaaaacaaaccTCACCTGTATACTTGGGAAAGGATAACTAGTAGACAAGCAGTGCTTGTTCTGGGATATGAAACATAACATGAAGATAATCATGTAAGCAGAATAAGGTAACTCATAATCAATGTAATCAATTATAAGAGATGCTACAACATAGCCAGAAAGGGACTCAGAAAATTTAACGCTGTTCTTGTCCATCTTGTGAAAGAGTTGAAAGTTTGAGCGACACCTGTCTGTAATCATGTCCAAAACAGCTCCGAATGTTGAAACTGAAACGTGAAATTGAAAAAGATGAATCAAATGCTTACAAATAAATGAATGAAGAGAAGAAGATTAGAAATCATTGCCTTGCAATGATATTTCAATTAAAGGATGACTAAAATAAGAGTACTTTTCCATTTAAGCACCAAACTGAATTCccatatgcacacacacacacacatctactTCTGTACTGAGGGAAAAAAAGCTTCTTTAACAATTTAAGATTTCTAAAAACACAAACATGCACACAACTTTATCAATATAAGATTGTAAAAATGCAGTTCAATGGCTCAAGTTGGAGACAGTTACAAAGGCAATAAGGCAAATTTTCTTTGAAGGTAATGACTATTATAGACAAATAAAAGCATTATCTTATGGTAGCACTACTTCCTTGATCACTTGCTCTAAGGCTTTATATATTAAAGAAACATATCACTGAGGACAAAGGCAAATTCATGAAATTTTACCTTGGTTGAATTTGCGGGCGAACCAACCATCCAAGCCATCACAGGCAAAGCTAAAACCCACAAATTAGATCAAATTTTTCACAGCCCCAATTCAAAAACAGAAACAACAAAATCCAGAAGTCAGAGAAATCCCTGATAGACCGAGATTCACCTCATGATATAGAGAACGGAAAAAAGCCTCTTGTTGGAAAAGCAATAGGCAAAGGCAATACAGTTCATGAGAACTCTTATGTACCCTGAAACCATTGTAACAACA includes:
- the LOC131156639 gene encoding chloroplast protein FOR GROWTH AND FERTILITY 2, whose translation is MERLMCSSSISYKIHLKPRPFLPRFGRIDTPKLGFSSSARADSRWVNSISSKHEDPSPGSSYSSTPIPKSYDVLSLEPSSPVLDSPEKVVVNPDSLKQIAEGASDKTKAVTTGAVVALSALIMILIHPALAPPAFATFQTAAKTGGAATATVGGSLIQTELLSSAWTGFLAGCLHTLSGPDHLAALAPLSIGRTPLESAAVGALWGCGHDAGQVIFGLLFLILKDRLHIEVIRTWGTRVVGFTLLVIGAMGIREASEVPTPCVALENGECDVSVYETIENPVVGKKKIGFATFATGIVHGLQPDALMMVLPALALPSRLAGAAFLAMFLVGTVVAMGGYTVFIGSCSQALKERVPRITEKLTWASSLVAIALGFAILISQFFGYSLY
- the LOC131156640 gene encoding CDP-diacylglycerol--inositol 3-phosphatidyltransferase 1 isoform X2: MADKTRPRMRKLSIYLYIPNIIGYIRVLMNCIAFAYCFSNKRLFSVLYIMSFACDGLDGWFARKFNQVSTFGAVLDMITDRTSTACLLVILSQVYRPGLVFLSLLALDIASHWLQMYSTFLLGKASHKHVKDSTSWLFKFYYGNRMFMAYCCAACEVLYIILFLLAENQTENLIDVLVNGMKQSLPLSFLIALVLFGWAIKQTVNVIQMKTAADACVLYDIEKSQKP
- the LOC131156640 gene encoding CDP-diacylglycerol--inositol 3-phosphatidyltransferase 1 isoform X1, giving the protein MKLVLWGSTYRFICYAVPYAEAIMADKTRPRMRKLSIYLYIPNIIGYIRVLMNCIAFAYCFSNKRLFSVLYIMSFACDGLDGWFARKFNQVSTFGAVLDMITDRTSTACLLVILSQVYRPGLVFLSLLALDIASHWLQMYSTFLLGKASHKHVKDSTSWLFKFYYGNRMFMAYCCAACEVLYIILFLLAENQTENLIDVLVNGMKQSLPLSFLIALVLFGWAIKQTVNVIQMKTAADACVLYDIEKSQKP
- the LOC131156640 gene encoding CDP-diacylglycerol--inositol 3-phosphatidyltransferase 1 isoform X3, translated to MADKTRPRMRKLSIYLYIPNIIGYIRVLMNCIAFAYCFSNKRLFSVLYIMSFACDGLDGWFARKFNQVSTFGAVLDMITDRPGLVFLSLLALDIASHWLQMYSTFLLGKASHKHVKDSTSWLFKFYYGNRMFMAYCCAACEVLYIILFLLAENQTENLIDVLVNGMKQSLPLSFLIALVLFGWAIKQTVNVIQMKTAADACVLYDIEKSQKP